The genomic DNA AAGGGTTACACGCAGAACGGTCCGTGCTCAACGACGCTTGGCTGCGCTCGACGATCATCACCGATGCATCGGCAAGATGGCTACGCTCGATCGCTTTGTCGCCGCGCGCCACTCTCAACTTATGCGCTTCAAGCATGACCTCTGCATGGCTGCTCCCCCGCGGTGGAATGAACGTGTAGCAAGCCAACTCTATCAGCAGTCCGAGCGGATCCTTGAAATAGATCGAATGCATGAAGCCGCGGTCCTTCACGCCGGAGTTGTCGACACCGCGCGCCTCGAGCCGGGATAGGACCTGATCGAACATGGCGCGGTCCACCTCAAAGGCGATGTGATGTACACAGCCCGGGTCCATCGGTGTGCGGTCCGGGCTGCCGCGCCGGTTTTCATTGGTGAAGATCGTAATCAGCCGGCCATCGCCGGGGTCGAAATACAGGTGGCCTTCGTCCGGATCGTCCAGATTGGGCTGATCAAAGAGGAACGGCATGCCAAGCGTCCCTTCCCAAAAGTCGATCGAGCTTTGCCGATCGGCACCGGTCAGCGTGATGTGGTGCACCCCGAGGGTCTGGATTTTCTGCATGTCCGGCTCTCCTTCTAGCTGAGTATTTAGTGAAGATAATGCCTTAGCAGAAGACGGCAACATCACGCCGAACGCCCGCCCGAAACCCCTTTTATCATGGCGCGCACCTGCCTATAAGAACGCTCAGCCCGCGCTCAGGGAGTCGCGGGCCAAATTGATATTGAGTAAGGTGTTCCCCTATTATGTCGATCTTTGGAAACATGCGCGGCCTGTTCTCGTCGGATATGGCGATCGACCTGGGCACCGCGAACACGCTCGTCTACGTCAAGGGACGCGGGATCATCCTGTCGGAGCCATCCGTGGTTGCCTATCACGCCAAGGACGGCGTGAAGAAAGTGCTTGCTGTCGGCGAGGACGCCAAGCTGATGCTGGGTCGTACGCCCGGCAGTATCGAGGCGATCCGCCCGATGCGCGAAGGTGTTATCGCTGATTTCGACACCGCCGAAGAGATGATCAAACACTTCATCCGCAAAGTGCACAAACGGTCGACGTTCTCGAAGCCCAAGATCATCGTCTGCGTTCCGCACGGTGCTACCCCAGTCGAAAAACGCGCGATCCGCGAGAGTGTTCTGCGCGCTGGTGCGCGCCGGGCGGGTCTGATCGCAGAACCCATCGCCGCCGCAATCGGTGCGGGCATGCCGATCACGGATCCGACGGGCAACATGGTCGTCGATATCGGCGGCGGGACAACCGAAGTCGCGGTGCTGAGCCTTGGCGACATCGTCTACGCACGCTCCGTCAGGGTCGGGGGTGACCGCATGGACGAAGCCATCGTCAGCTATCTGCGTCGCCAGCAGAACCTTCTGGTCGGGGACACCACTGCCGAACGGATCAAGACATCGATCGGAACCGCGCGTATGCCCGACGACGGGCGCGGCACCTCGATGCAAATTCGCGGCCGCGACCTGCTCAACGGTGTGCCCAAGGAAATCGAAGTGACGCAAGCACAGATCGCCGAAGCGCTTGCCGAACCCGTTCAGCAAATCTGCGAAGCGGTGATGACGGCGCTCGAAACGACACCGCCCGATCTCGCGGCGGATATCGTCGATCGCGGCGTTATGCTGACGGGCGGCGGTGCGCTGCTGGGCGATCTGGATCTCGCGCTGCGTGAACAGACAGGGCTTGCCGTCTCGATCGCGGATGAATCGCTCAATTGCGTGGCGTTGGGCACAGGCAAGGCGCTTGAGTACGAAAAGCAGTTGCGCCACGCTATCGACTACGACAGCTAACCGTTCGCGCGAGGGAGGGAGCCTGCCGCCATGGCCAGAGACCGATCTCAGTCGAGCGATTACACCGGACCGTTGCGCCGTCTGCTGATGACGGTCCTGATCCTGTTTCTGGGTGCTGTTTTCGTCGTCTGGCGCATCGACAGCCCGCGTGTGGAACGGTTCCGCGCCCAGATCACGGACCAGATTGTCCCGAATTTCGATTGGGCGATGGCCCCCATCACGGGCACGATCAATCTGCTGCGAGATTTCCAAAGCTACAGCCAGCTTGCCGAACAGAATCAGGAATTGCGCTCCGAATTGCGCCAGATGGAAGCGTGGAAAGAGGCCGCCTTGCAGCTCGAGCAGGAAAATGCCCGGCTGCTGGATCTCAACAACGTCCGCCTTGATCCGCGGCTGACGTACATCACCGGTGTGGTTCTCGCCGACAGCGGCTCCCCGTTCCGGCAATCGGTGCTGCTGAACGTCGGCGCGCGCGATGGCATCGTCGAAGGATGGGCAACAATGGACGGCATCGGTCTGGTCGGGCGCATCTCTGGCGTCGGCGAAAACACGGCCCGCGTCATTTTGCTCACCGATGCCTCGAGCCGCATACCCGCAACCATTCAACCCTCGGGCCAACGCGCCATTGTAGCGGGCGACAACACCGCCGCACCGCCGGTTGATTTTCTCGAGAACCCGGACCTTGTGAGACCCGGTGACCGTGTGATCAGTTCGGGCGACGGGGGTGTATTTCCGGCAGGGTTGCTCATCGGGCAGGTCGCTGCGGACCCCGGTGGCCGCCTGCGCGTGCGCCTTGCCGCCGATTACGAACGGCTCGAGTTCTTGCGCGTGTTGCGCCATTACGGCACTGCGCCTGTGGGCGACACCACCTCGGTCATCACGTCGCAAGGGCCGGTTCTGCCGACACCAGAGCAATCCGCGAGCGAGCCATGAACGATCTGTCACCCTTGCGGCTATGGGTGATGCGCCTGGCATTCGTGCTTCTCGCGCTTGTGAATCTGTTCTTCCACCTTTTGCCGCTCGAAACCACGCCACGCAGCTGGGC from Sulfitobacter sp. S190 includes the following:
- the mreC gene encoding rod shape-determining protein MreC; this encodes MARDRSQSSDYTGPLRRLLMTVLILFLGAVFVVWRIDSPRVERFRAQITDQIVPNFDWAMAPITGTINLLRDFQSYSQLAEQNQELRSELRQMEAWKEAALQLEQENARLLDLNNVRLDPRLTYITGVVLADSGSPFRQSVLLNVGARDGIVEGWATMDGIGLVGRISGVGENTARVILLTDASSRIPATIQPSGQRAIVAGDNTAAPPVDFLENPDLVRPGDRVISSGDGGVFPAGLLIGQVAADPGGRLRVRLAADYERLEFLRVLRHYGTAPVGDTTSVITSQGPVLPTPEQSASEP
- a CDS encoding VOC family protein, with amino-acid sequence MQKIQTLGVHHITLTGADRQSSIDFWEGTLGMPFLFDQPNLDDPDEGHLYFDPGDGRLITIFTNENRRGSPDRTPMDPGCVHHIAFEVDRAMFDQVLSRLEARGVDNSGVKDRGFMHSIYFKDPLGLLIELACYTFIPPRGSSHAEVMLEAHKLRVARGDKAIERSHLADASVMIVERSQASLSTDRSACNPYR
- a CDS encoding rod shape-determining protein, which produces MSIFGNMRGLFSSDMAIDLGTANTLVYVKGRGIILSEPSVVAYHAKDGVKKVLAVGEDAKLMLGRTPGSIEAIRPMREGVIADFDTAEEMIKHFIRKVHKRSTFSKPKIIVCVPHGATPVEKRAIRESVLRAGARRAGLIAEPIAAAIGAGMPITDPTGNMVVDIGGGTTEVAVLSLGDIVYARSVRVGGDRMDEAIVSYLRRQQNLLVGDTTAERIKTSIGTARMPDDGRGTSMQIRGRDLLNGVPKEIEVTQAQIAEALAEPVQQICEAVMTALETTPPDLAADIVDRGVMLTGGGALLGDLDLALREQTGLAVSIADESLNCVALGTGKALEYEKQLRHAIDYDS